TGAAAATGCTTTACAGCCGGATCCTACTCATGCAGACTCAGATTAAAACCTCAGTTTCAATGGGACAGAGGCCTCGGGGATCACATTGctataatattttattgggttttgTTAGTATAGCAGCTGAATCGAGCACAACCACAGCAATGGAAAGGTgaactaaaaaacaaaaaggtTGGCAAAAGGGTAAGGGGCTTTGGGCACCTTCTGAGGGAGGCTGGCACCCCTCGTTCTTAGAGGGATTTGAAATTCATTTAAAATCTGAAATGCATTGCCGTTTTGAGTGAAAAGCATGCCTTTCATTTAATAATAAGGTGGTCTGGGAAAGAGCACAGAAAATTGACAGTGCCTGTAAACCCACCATAAATTTTCAGTAGTTTTGTCATTCAGTGGAAATGAGAGACCCTTGGTTTCACTTTAGAAATGTTTCACGTCCTTTGTATGGTTAAGCCTTCACTAGTGTCCTCCTaatttgttggactgcaactcctatttCCTCCAGTCATCACAGCTGTGCTGTGCTGGTATGGGATGATGAGCATGTATATAGTACATTTCaaggaaacatttaaaaagatCCTAGTAATCCCAACAGTGGGCCAGCATTGTTTCTGTCTTGCTGGGACAAAGACTGGGAGAATTGCTTTTCTGAAACCACAAAGTGAATGGCATAGCAGAGATGGGAGCTGAGTATCTTGTAGTTCACACTCTTCATATGCTGTACCAACCCAATAACTTTTGTCCTTATACTATGTATGCAAAATACACTTGGTTTTTTTCTATAAAACGCTTGTTGCTCGTTAATGCTTTATCAAAGTGTAGGATTAAGAATGTTTTACATCTGTTTATTCTAataatataacactgcatattaTTATAATCGTAGTAGTTGCATAAACATTTTCATTTATGTTTTAGACGAAAGGAACATCCTCCTTTGGAAAACGTCGCAATAAGACGCACACTTTGTGCCGTCGATGTGGGTCCAAGGCCTATCATCTCCAGAAGTCCACCTGTGGAAAATGTGGATATCCTGCTAAGCGCAAGAGAAAGTGTAAGTGCAGAACTTCCCAAATGCAGGAACATATCTGACTTTCACATGACTGGTTCTGTGATACCTTGCTGCTTTGAGATCCATGGTGTTGCATCATATAAACGCAAATACATAGTTTATTGTGAAAATATTTTGCCTGAGAAAAACAGTGTAGCAAGTTTAATATAACTTTGGATTTAACGACTCGTAGCTATAGGCAATCAGAGGTTTCATGCAGGCAAGTGACTGGGCTGAGGAAGGAGTAACAGGTTGTGCTATCCTTTTTCTGCTTTGATAGAGGCAATTTCACTCCATCGCCAGTGTAGAAATTCAGGCTACTAGCTTGAGCACACTAGTAAAAATGGCGGGCTAATTACTTGTGTGCGTGTTTCAGTTTTAACATGTGGAGAACAAAACGTTATCACATTTTCTGAGATTGCTATTCATATTTTCTGCCCTTGGCCTTTTCAAAGAGAGCCAGCATGGGTAGAATGGTTAAAGTGTAGGGACTAGTATTGAAGTCAACAAGGTTTGAATCCTTACTCAAGCCATGTGTTTCACTGGctgacattgggccagtcactctctatGCCTTATCTGTGAGCATAAAAATGGGCAGTAGAACCCGTGGAGGAAAGCTGATATGCAGATCAAATAAACTTGCTTCTTGATTGTAATGTATCACATAATctgcttttttgtattctagatAACTGGAGTGCTAAGGCCAAGAGGCGCAATACTACCGGAACTGGCCGTATGAGGCATCTGAAAAAGGTCTACCGCAGATTCAGGTACAGTAGTATATCCTTGCTATTACAGATATGTGTTCTGGAATGCAATGTGGGTTATTTAATGCAAGATCCATatgtatatatgctgtaagctaccatggtgggtttttttttttaatgggcagggtataaatattaat
This genomic stretch from Podarcis muralis chromosome 11, rPodMur119.hap1.1, whole genome shotgun sequence harbors:
- the RPL37 gene encoding large ribosomal subunit protein eL37 is translated as MTKGTSSFGKRRNKTHTLCRRCGSKAYHLQKSTCGKCGYPAKRKRKYNWSAKAKRRNTTGTGRMRHLKKVYRRFRNGFREGTAPKPKRAAVAASSSS